One Arachis hypogaea cultivar Tifrunner chromosome 2, arahy.Tifrunner.gnm2.J5K5, whole genome shotgun sequence genomic window, TCTTTTCGTCATAATCAGAAAATCACTCATGTTGGATTCTAAATGCACTTTTGAAAGAATTCCTTTCATTAGTAAGCACCTGAATTTGCTCCTTTAGCAACAAATTCTCCTTGTGAACATTTGTTGCTTCAGCACTTACACGGGAACTTACTGATTTCTCCAGCGCTTCCAACATTCTAGCAGCTCGAAATCTAGCATCATCAACACTAGTAGCAACCATCATTCCTCTTACGAAAAAGTCAACCCATTCTGCACCATCTTTAGGAAGGTCAGAAGCAGCTTCTAATTTATCTGTGTCCGCATTAACTTCAACTTGTGGTTCTTCAGCAGTTCCAGAATTTCCATCATTAGTCCCCAAGCAAAGCTCGTTCAGcctcttgatggcagcatctagATCATTGCCATTGCCACATTCCTGAAGTGCTCTCTCTAGAACCAGCTCATCCATGTGAGGGAAAAAAGTTCGAAGGTGATCAATGAGAGAAGGAGGAGCGAATCGAATCGGTGATGATGAGTAACGTAGCTTCTTGGAGAGTGGCGGCGAAGGGGCAAGTTTTTCGAAGAAAGATCTCTTGATTCTGCACACGGCAGCAGACATCGTTCAAAATTCCGATCGTGGTTTCCCCGCTCGGTAATTCAGCTCCCCCGAAAA contains:
- the LOC112758017 gene encoding uncharacterized protein — translated: MSAAVCRIKRSFFEKLAPSPPLSKKLRYSSSPIRFAPPSLIDHLRTFFPHMDELVLERALQECGNGNDLDAAIKRLNELCLGTNDGNSGTAEEPQVEVNADTDKLEAASDLPKDGAEWVDFFVRGMMVATSVDDARFRAARMLEALEKSVSSRVSAEATNVHKENLLLKEQIQVLTNERNSFKSAFRIQHE